A window from Roseburia sp. 499 encodes these proteins:
- a CDS encoding helix-turn-helix domain-containing protein, which produces MEHIVILAHFICVTIGAVLLWELLRGIEKINKNLFVIGIACSDVFFALDTFCIYVRYWWKDFPYAEITNLTCVILFVISVAFIMLHVSVGIKEKTLNLDCKYITLSIFIIICFVLQWISIYVSTLRKIPWACIGYIFFCIVEIVYIRKRSSTSLDGCINNDENKSGSDDNILMYDGLTKREQEIAECICQGLSNKEIAEKLVISQNTVRNHIYNLYRKTEVKNKVEFVNKMRK; this is translated from the coding sequence GTGTAACAATTGGTGCAGTTCTATTATGGGAATTGTTAAGAGGTATAGAGAAAATAAATAAGAATTTATTTGTTATTGGTATTGCGTGTTCAGACGTGTTCTTTGCATTAGATACCTTTTGTATATATGTCAGATATTGGTGGAAAGATTTTCCATATGCTGAAATCACAAATTTAACGTGTGTTATATTGTTTGTTATATCAGTGGCATTTATTATGTTGCATGTTAGTGTGGGAATCAAGGAAAAGACGCTGAATCTTGATTGTAAATATATTACACTTTCAATATTTATAATAATATGCTTTGTGCTTCAATGGATATCTATATATGTAAGTACTTTGAGAAAAATACCATGGGCTTGCATTGGATACATATTTTTCTGTATTGTTGAAATAGTGTATATAAGAAAAAGAAGTAGTACAAGTTTAGATGGATGTATAAATAATGATGAAAACAAAAGTGGAAGTGATGACAATATACTTATGTATGATGGATTGACTAAGCGGGAACAGGAGATAGCAGAGTGCATTTGTCAGGGGCTTAGTAATAAAGAAATCGCAGAGAAACTTGTAATATCTCAAAATACAGTGAGAAATCATATATATAATCTGTACAGAAAAACGGAAGTGAAGAACAAGGTTGAATTCGTAAATAAGATGAGAAAATAG
- a CDS encoding S41 family peptidase encodes MIYLRLFSQDRISLVMTSCMLVCFLGILIALHFCKKKKEFISKKWKWICCIPFAMSLLHLFFLGFKGKIVMSLVYYGGIYIVSALIMLLPYIVNMKYKVVVEIISVVVVIILSLYTVAYPAITNSDTRNFSHLSYEESFEAMIGNIKKYDSVSKWKETDFDKLREEILPKIRKAEEHESPAAFYAALCEFTYYLYDGHSWVKTGSEQIAKEAEEIMAGNDYGFSMVRLDTGETIAVCVEKNSVAEKAGIHFGTVIKSWNGKEIDKAIEETKCIYTKEYGRWPVEENEEMYKPVFLAGKGEETVEVEFIDETGGRQSLTLSKIGNYRERLEKVAGIIQGKSVLEEKENFYTEMLNDTVGYIRILEEETTLFEDIPAYISGHNEYAKELLANKIDELKAKGMESLIIDVRNNTGGYTSMVRDWAGMFTKEAFFVDNMAYCEGDETEIVKEEWVDADGRYADIPTVVLTNSRCVSAGDYLVYCFGKCENVRVAGMTTSCGSSQPVGGNCVMTDCIGEVRFPVNWMLEENGDYFIDSKADRISRLPNDVDISFDYEAAKKMFEDGVDYELMKLMDF; translated from the coding sequence ATGATTTATTTGAGATTGTTTTCACAGGATAGAATCAGTCTGGTTATGACGAGTTGTATGCTGGTTTGTTTTTTGGGAATTTTGATTGCATTACATTTTTGTAAAAAGAAAAAAGAATTTATATCAAAAAAGTGGAAATGGATTTGTTGTATTCCATTTGCAATGAGTTTACTGCATTTGTTTTTCTTGGGATTTAAGGGGAAGATAGTGATGTCGCTGGTATATTACGGGGGAATCTATATTGTATCAGCATTGATTATGCTATTACCTTATATTGTAAATATGAAATACAAAGTAGTTGTAGAAATCATATCAGTAGTTGTAGTAATTATATTGAGTTTATACACTGTAGCATATCCGGCTATTACAAACAGTGATACAAGAAATTTTTCACATTTAAGCTATGAAGAATCATTTGAAGCGATGATTGGTAATATAAAGAAATATGATTCTGTAAGTAAGTGGAAAGAGACAGATTTTGATAAATTAAGAGAAGAAATACTGCCAAAAATCAGAAAAGCCGAAGAACATGAAAGCCCTGCAGCGTTTTATGCTGCACTTTGTGAATTTACATATTATCTATATGATGGACATTCATGGGTAAAAACTGGAAGTGAACAGATTGCTAAAGAAGCTGAAGAAATTATGGCAGGAAATGACTATGGCTTTTCTATGGTGAGATTGGATACGGGTGAAACTATTGCAGTGTGTGTAGAAAAAAATAGTGTAGCTGAAAAAGCGGGAATACATTTTGGGACTGTAATAAAATCATGGAATGGTAAGGAAATAGATAAGGCAATTGAGGAAACGAAGTGCATTTACACAAAAGAGTATGGTCGCTGGCCGGTGGAAGAGAATGAGGAGATGTATAAACCTGTTTTTCTGGCAGGAAAAGGGGAAGAAACTGTGGAGGTAGAGTTTATTGACGAGACAGGAGGTAGACAGAGTTTGACACTTTCTAAAATAGGAAATTATCGTGAAAGACTTGAAAAAGTTGCGGGAATAATACAGGGAAAGAGTGTACTTGAAGAAAAAGAAAATTTTTATACAGAAATGCTTAATGATACCGTTGGATATATAAGAATTTTAGAAGAAGAAACAACATTGTTCGAAGATATTCCAGCATATATATCAGGACATAATGAATATGCGAAAGAACTATTGGCAAATAAGATTGATGAACTAAAGGCAAAGGGTATGGAGAGTCTTATTATTGATGTAAGAAATAATACTGGTGGATATACTTCGATGGTCAGAGATTGGGCCGGAATGTTTACAAAAGAAGCATTTTTTGTTGATAATATGGCATATTGTGAAGGGGATGAAACGGAAATTGTTAAGGAGGAATGGGTAGACGCAGATGGCAGATATGCAGATATACCTACAGTTGTACTGACAAATAGCAGATGTGTCAGTGCAGGTGATTATCTGGTTTATTGCTTTGGAAAATGTGAAAATGTAAGGGTGGCTGGAATGACGACAAGTTGTGGCTCCTCACAGCCGGTAGGTGGTAATTGTGTAATGACGGATTGTATTGGAGAGGTAAGATTTCCTGTTAACTGGATGCTGGAAGAAAATGGGGATTATTTTATTGATTCAAAAGCAGATAGAATATCAAGACTTCCAAATGATGTAGATATAAGTTTTGATTACGAGGCGGCAAAGAAGATGTTTGAAGATGGTGTGGATTATGAATTGATGAAATTGATGGACTTCTAA
- a CDS encoding L-lactate dehydrogenase encodes MSANRKIVIIGAGHVGSHCAYALAIQGICEEIVLLDIDEVKAESHAMDIADSVCFLGSSVIVRTGDYQDCKDADIIVISAGVPRLPGQTRLDTLGASLECMKEIVTHLEKIEIPGIIITISNPADIIADYIRKETGLPRNRVFSTGTSLDTARMRRTVGDLCKVDPHSVVGFVMGEHGDSSMIPFSHLTIFGKGYKELKQEDSIRYGNLSEEKILERTHLRGMDIINGKGSTEFGIGYVLADMAKAVLMNEHRVLPASVLLEGEYGQTAVHAGVPCVIGRNGIEQIIELKLTEEEQRQFDASCDIIRKYMP; translated from the coding sequence ATGTCAGCAAATAGGAAAATCGTAATTATTGGAGCGGGGCATGTTGGTTCTCACTGTGCATATGCCTTGGCGATTCAGGGAATTTGTGAAGAAATTGTATTATTAGATATTGATGAAGTCAAAGCAGAAAGTCATGCTATGGACATTGCAGACAGTGTATGTTTTCTTGGAAGTTCTGTAATAGTACGAACAGGGGATTATCAGGATTGCAAAGATGCAGATATTATCGTGATTAGTGCCGGAGTACCGCGGTTGCCGGGACAGACCAGATTAGATACATTAGGTGCGTCCCTAGAGTGCATGAAGGAGATAGTTACTCATTTGGAAAAAATAGAAATTCCGGGAATTATTATCACTATCTCTAATCCGGCAGATATTATTGCAGATTATATTCGCAAAGAAACCGGCCTTCCAAGAAACAGAGTATTCAGCACAGGAACATCTCTCGATACAGCGAGAATGAGAAGAACAGTTGGTGACTTGTGCAAGGTTGACCCGCATAGTGTCGTTGGATTTGTAATGGGAGAGCACGGAGATTCTTCCATGATACCATTCTCACATCTTACTATATTTGGTAAGGGTTACAAAGAACTAAAACAAGAAGATTCGATACGGTATGGAAATCTTTCAGAGGAAAAGATTTTAGAGAGAACTCATTTGCGCGGAATGGACATTATCAACGGAAAAGGTTCCACAGAATTTGGAATTGGATATGTGCTGGCAGACATGGCAAAGGCAGTATTGATGAATGAGCACAGAGTACTTCCGGCATCCGTACTTCTGGAAGGAGAATATGGGCAAACGGCAGTCCATGCAGGAGTGCCGTGTGTGATAGGCAGAAATGGAATTGAACAGATTATTGAACTGAAGCTGACAGAAGAAGAGCAGAGACAGTTTGATGCTTCTTGTGATATTATTCGAAAATACATGCCATGA
- a CDS encoding GNAT family N-acetyltransferase — MRKYFWQKDNVSLVTYTEKYKDFIDNEPDEEDICLMILNENEECVGHIVLNWLDERGGSTGIYVEVDEKYRRHGYGTSAMEIMLEYAFNERRLHKVQGASKSNEEGIGQFLYQLGFSYEATRSNMFVVDGKKVDEYYYGMTEAEYRDSEREKKHHTIAPADFMIPVSSCFGMPEDGRKYEFTYVDYERDNDCYYCNGLKFRGTTMEDCLTNNEIIYDSRICRLFDDDVKMPGLTDVVDEFAVNHLNYKMEDDRLEFAIEEDGQYMGCVSLCGINKEHERVSASIYLRPECRGKGIGPRALQFAMSYAAKELGCTTFFTCVSAGNEASARMMYKVGLHLTGIQREAAFVGGKYVDTYFFEK; from the coding sequence ATGAGAAAATATTTTTGGCAGAAAGATAATGTGTCACTGGTAACATATACGGAAAAATATAAAGATTTTATAGATAACGAGCCGGATGAGGAAGATATTTGCCTGATGATTCTTAACGAAAATGAGGAATGTGTTGGACATATTGTGCTTAATTGGTTGGATGAGCGCGGCGGATCCACAGGGATTTATGTTGAGGTTGACGAAAAATATCGACGTCATGGATATGGAACTTCAGCAATGGAGATTATGTTGGAGTATGCATTTAACGAAAGAAGATTACATAAGGTGCAGGGGGCATCAAAATCTAACGAGGAGGGAATCGGGCAGTTTTTATATCAGCTTGGATTTTCTTATGAAGCAACCCGTTCTAATATGTTCGTAGTTGATGGTAAGAAGGTAGATGAGTATTATTATGGAATGACGGAAGCGGAATATCGTGATTCAGAAAGGGAAAAGAAACATCATACTATTGCACCGGCAGATTTTATGATTCCGGTTAGTAGTTGTTTTGGAATGCCGGAGGATGGTAGAAAATATGAGTTTACCTATGTAGATTATGAGCGAGATAATGACTGCTATTATTGTAATGGACTGAAATTTCGTGGAACAACAATGGAAGATTGTCTTACTAATAATGAGATTATTTATGATAGCAGAATTTGCAGATTGTTTGATGATGATGTGAAAATGCCCGGACTTACAGACGTAGTTGATGAATTTGCAGTAAATCATTTAAACTATAAAATGGAAGATGATAGATTGGAATTTGCCATTGAAGAGGATGGACAGTATATGGGATGCGTGAGTTTGTGCGGAATTAATAAGGAACATGAAAGAGTATCCGCAAGCATTTATTTGCGACCGGAATGCAGAGGTAAGGGAATTGGTCCAAGAGCATTACAATTTGCTATGTCATATGCTGCTAAGGAACTTGGATGTACCACCTTTTTTACCTGTGTATCAGCGGGAAATGAAGCTTCGGCAAGAATGATGTATAAAGTAGGTCTTCATTTGACAGGGATACAAAGAGAAGCAGCGTTTGTTGGTGGAAAATATGTAGACACTTATTTTTTTGAAAAATAG
- a CDS encoding subtilin biosynthesis sensor protein SpaK, whose translation MKYKTTDEWRNFSFAEAYIGDIQATNGFFHMELDNVTILPENSCNRDIRKMRTNGLVLKLEDFAITSLIEEGYKVFDANGNPMKEVEDVVIAEKDYFSVIKELVEGVIYSLEKEENTYVFSIDAVNERTYTLEVKASHDIEEWERFLNLTAE comes from the coding sequence ATGAAATACAAAACAACAGATGAATGGAGAAATTTTTCTTTTGCAGAGGCATATATTGGAGATATTCAGGCAACAAATGGATTCTTTCACATGGAGCTTGATAATGTGACAATATTACCGGAAAATTCTTGCAACCGGGATATACGAAAAATGCGTACCAATGGATTAGTATTAAAATTAGAAGATTTTGCGATTACATCTCTAATAGAGGAAGGATATAAAGTATTTGATGCAAATGGAAATCCCATGAAAGAGGTAGAGGATGTTGTTATTGCAGAGAAAGACTACTTTTCTGTAATCAAGGAGTTGGTGGAAGGCGTGATTTATTCTTTGGAAAAAGAAGAAAATACCTATGTTTTTTCCATTGATGCGGTGAATGAGAGGACGTATACACTTGAAGTGAAAGCAAGCCATGATATTGAGGAGTGGGAGCGGTTTCTTAATTTGACAGCGGAATAA
- a CDS encoding cupin domain-containing protein — MSEFTTIPNHVKFKAKKLFGEVGRIIDGSIAYIDLEGGGPVEQHTHEHDHLFIVTQGAAKILLGDEEIVLKKDEAFLVKGSIPHATWNISDGETVMIGISVKQEK; from the coding sequence ATGAGTGAATTTACAACAATTCCAAACCATGTGAAGTTTAAAGCAAAGAAATTATTTGGTGAGGTAGGAAGAATTATTGATGGTTCCATTGCCTATATTGATTTAGAAGGCGGTGGTCCGGTAGAGCAGCATACCCATGAACATGATCATTTATTTATTGTAACCCAGGGAGCTGCGAAAATTTTGTTAGGTGATGAAGAAATTGTATTGAAAAAAGATGAGGCTTTTTTGGTAAAAGGTTCTATTCCACACGCCACTTGGAACATTTCGGATGGTGAGACTGTTATGATAGGAATTTCAGTAAAGCAGGAAAAATAA
- a CDS encoding MarR family winged helix-turn-helix transcriptional regulator, with protein MTNELELLITGRQFQKMCEREYETIRKKYDLRKVELDMLYFLDYFQEARTAKDIAKMRQVSKAHISSAVENLVGRQLLETREDPEDRRRMLLELTEAGGEIVKEVALVRKRMTEIVYDGITDQEKQVMQQAAKKMMQNMQKEIKVTGKENAQ; from the coding sequence ATGACCAATGAATTAGAACTGTTGATTACAGGAAGACAATTTCAAAAAATGTGTGAAAGAGAATATGAGACAATCAGGAAGAAGTACGACTTGCGAAAAGTAGAGCTGGATATGTTATATTTTCTGGATTATTTTCAAGAGGCAAGAACGGCGAAAGATATTGCCAAAATGCGGCAGGTATCCAAAGCTCATATTTCTTCGGCGGTGGAGAATCTTGTGGGAAGACAGTTGCTTGAAACAAGAGAGGATCCGGAAGACCGCAGGCGTATGCTTTTGGAATTAACAGAAGCAGGAGGAGAAATTGTAAAGGAAGTAGCCTTGGTTCGAAAGCGTATGACAGAAATTGTTTATGATGGTATTACAGACCAAGAGAAACAAGTAATGCAGCAGGCAGCAAAGAAAATGATGCAGAATATGCAAAAAGAGATTAAGGTCACCGGAAAGGAGAATGCGCAATGA
- a CDS encoding cytidylate kinase-like family protein: protein MKMIAIDREYGSGGREVGKIISEKTGIPCYDNRLIMEAAENFGLSVGMMKDYDEKNIGSTLYNIAMIASNMKMDGESNKTYEIYYAISETIKRIAAEGPAIFIGRCAGETLRENENVVNAFIYASDVEKRKQRIMEVDHVSESNANYALKRRDKQRKAFYEFYTNKKWGERQNYDIMLNTANLGYEACADILIDIAK from the coding sequence ATGAAGATGATTGCTATTGACAGAGAATATGGAAGCGGTGGAAGAGAAGTAGGAAAGATTATTTCAGAGAAAACAGGAATACCATGTTATGATAATCGTCTGATTATGGAAGCAGCAGAGAATTTTGGACTAAGTGTGGGCATGATGAAAGATTATGATGAAAAGAATATTGGAAGTACCCTGTATAATATTGCCATGATAGCCAGCAATATGAAAATGGATGGAGAAAGCAATAAGACATATGAGATTTATTATGCTATTTCTGAAACGATAAAGAGAATTGCTGCTGAGGGACCGGCCATTTTTATTGGAAGATGTGCAGGTGAAACGTTAAGGGAGAATGAAAATGTTGTAAATGCGTTCATTTATGCATCAGATGTAGAAAAGCGTAAACAGCGTATCATGGAAGTGGATCATGTATCGGAAAGTAATGCAAATTATGCATTAAAGAGACGGGATAAGCAGCGAAAAGCATTTTATGAGTTTTATACCAATAAGAAGTGGGGAGAACGGCAGAATTACGATATTATGC